From a region of the Geothrix sp. 21YS21S-2 genome:
- a CDS encoding bifunctional DNA primase/polymerase, which produces MGSNKPNVFEFLEGLARFKVVFVKLAPGQKHTIGGWEPYINAHEQHGASRLDHALQWLDKGFGLGFLPRNRLWAVDLDRSITAPGLPMLERLEDFQVETMRFGPRVTTPSGGQHVYFRLPEEIDMGLLKNHVCHPKDEYDIPQEWDFKLGPRTLMVAPGTSRTLSDGSTTSYRPATLWIEPPVCDPRWIVPGLPILNSPPEPFTFSQRSLEDRIVRAVAFLRKRAQRSVRHSGGGGHYALWQVAVHLVAYLRLDPGLAVNLLTHPEGQSWNDRSVDMEGRRAPWSVRELYAACSDAVDDAPPFGIKEYKELQARGIVQARLDDFTDLLNYLPFSDERMFSLDLYRIFLELADLEEDECSSDRFGKAVGTAIRQGVTSVTSCQMLKSRTRAYRGVSESMILRALHDREELRLYFDRVA; this is translated from the coding sequence ATGGGTTCAAACAAGCCCAATGTCTTTGAATTCCTTGAAGGGCTCGCAAGGTTCAAGGTCGTCTTCGTCAAATTGGCTCCAGGTCAAAAACACACCATCGGTGGTTGGGAACCATACATCAACGCCCATGAACAGCATGGTGCGTCCCGACTGGATCATGCTCTCCAGTGGCTCGACAAGGGCTTCGGTCTGGGTTTCCTGCCCCGCAACAGGCTGTGGGCGGTCGATCTTGACCGGTCCATAACAGCGCCAGGGCTGCCAATGTTAGAGCGCCTGGAGGACTTCCAAGTGGAAACGATGCGCTTTGGACCGCGTGTCACGACGCCCTCGGGCGGGCAGCATGTTTACTTTCGTCTTCCCGAGGAAATCGACATGGGCTTGCTCAAGAACCATGTATGCCACCCAAAGGACGAATATGACATTCCGCAGGAGTGGGACTTCAAGCTGGGTCCAAGGACGCTCATGGTCGCGCCAGGCACCTCGCGGACATTGTCGGATGGCTCGACGACCTCATACCGCCCGGCGACGCTTTGGATTGAACCACCAGTCTGCGACCCCAGGTGGATCGTGCCTGGTTTGCCGATTTTGAATTCGCCACCAGAGCCGTTCACTTTCTCTCAGCGGAGCCTGGAGGATCGCATCGTCAGAGCAGTCGCCTTTCTTCGTAAACGCGCACAGCGATCAGTGCGTCACTCAGGAGGAGGTGGACACTATGCACTATGGCAGGTCGCCGTTCACCTGGTTGCATACCTGCGGCTAGATCCTGGGCTTGCAGTTAATCTCCTGACTCACCCCGAAGGGCAGAGTTGGAATGACCGCTCGGTGGACATGGAAGGCAGGCGTGCGCCGTGGTCTGTAAGGGAACTCTATGCGGCATGCTCGGACGCCGTCGATGATGCCCCGCCATTTGGGATTAAGGAATACAAGGAACTCCAAGCGAGGGGGATCGTGCAGGCTCGTTTGGACGATTTCACCGATCTTCTCAACTACTTGCCGTTTTCGGACGAGAGGATGTTTTCCCTGGACCTCTACCGTATCTTCCTTGAATTGGCGGACCTGGAGGAGGATGAGTGCAGCAGTGACCGCTTTGGCAAGGCTGTGGGGACCGCCATACGCCAAGGCGTAACCTCCGTGACTTCGTGCCAGATGCTCAAGTCCAGAACGAGGGCATACAGGGGCGTCAGCGAGTCCATGATTCTTCGGGCGCTCCATGACCGGGAAGAGCTTCGCCTCTACTTCGATCGCGTCGCATAG